The nucleotide window ttctctACAAGGTTTATGAATGAAATCTTGTTCAGTCTATTCTGTGTGTTGATTGTTTCTGAGGTTTTGTTACGAATTCCTGGTGCTGGTTCAAGAATTCAGCAGCTTGAACCTTACAGAACACTTCGTTTGagggataaaaataaatacttacATGATGGATCGGAGATTTAGGGAGTCGAGGAATGGGAAATTGGAGGATTGAGGGGAGCCGGATCTGAAAATGCCGTCCTCGACCAATGAGAAATTGGAGGGAGGAAGCAAGACTTGGTCGTTCTCTTCCCCTTCCAATATCAATCCCATCGattatcttttccttttacaGATGACGTAAATGCAAGttcacaaagaagaaaaagaaagcagaaatagaaacagaaacagaagaCGAAAAGGACGTCGTCATGATTTCAAAGGAGGAGGAGACCGAGAAGGAGAAacaggaaaaagagaaataaaacgACGCCGTAGATTATGAGGATTCCGTTTCCCCTTTGGATTCGAACTTCCCTTTCTTCGGGGGCGGGGTGAGCGCGGAATCCGGATTCCGGATGGATATACCGtgtcttattattataatcttttaaaatttttatataaaaaaaataaataattttattttttaaaaattttaaatttataataatattttatttaattttaaatttttatttaaaattatttctttttatctcaatatctaaacatgACTTGTATCATATCTCACTAATTGTGTTTAGTTagtaaaatattctcaaaaattttataaataataataaaaaaataatgataaaatattaaataataaataataaataataataatatattttaaaatattctcgATAACTAAACTTTCTTCGAAAAAGTCATAGTCAACActtccttttaaaatattaactaaattaaatttaaaaattatttttatttattctaacaaaaattaaaaatggaagGGTGGGCCATGGGCGGCCACAAAAATAGCAcgaataacaattaaaaaaattatgaaaggcTACTATGAAAATCACATGTTCACCCAACTTCGTCAATTTTGAATCCAAGGTATTAGCCATCTCAAATCTTGGTCAACTTGTGAATCATCTAATCGGATTGAGCTCGCACCTAATatgtacataaaataaatttcgaTGTCTTTGAATAGAACGTAACACTTTCTACAGGTTGGACCCATAGCCGCCACGTTGAAAATTTTGACCGTCCTTTTCGAGGGGATAATGTTCTCTAACCCTTTTGATTGGTcactttttgactttttttttttccaacttccgTCCTTTTTCAgcttatatttaaatttgatgtATGTTCTATTGTAGGACATGCCCCTCAtccaacaaatataaaaaaaattgaacttaaagtaaatcttttattttatttttatgtgactATCTGCCGAGAGTGGTCGGAAATGTGAGTGCCTTCCCTTTCTCTGAGAGAAAGTGTGAGGTTCTAGTGCCTCTGTTGCTTCAACAAAGGTTTAAGTCTCACTTCGGTgagttgttttttattattgatagtATCGTTGAGTACATAGAAGCGATGGAGACGGAGGACCTGGTATCACGTTGGGAAAAATTACACATTTCTAAAGAAGATAGTGCATGCTTCCACGTCCAGCAGAAGGTTTAcaatggtgaaaaaaaaaaggaaagtattGTATTGTTGAGAAGGCTATGACAGATAAGGGAGTGAATAGTGAAGGTTTCAGAATcacaatgtctcaaatatggagGTTGGATGGGTGGGTGACCTTTAAGGAGCTTGGTGATCAGTGCCTCTTAATCGAGTTTCAGAAAATGGAAGACAAAGAAAAGGTGCTGAGTGGACATCCATGGTTTTTTGACAGACACCTCCTTACCATGATGGAGGTGGATGTGAAGGAATCCATTGATGGGTTGAAGTTCTGTTTTGAGCCATTTTGGATACAACTACACAATCTTCCACTAACAGTCATGACAGAAGGTTTTGGTGAGCAGTTTGCAGAAGCTATAGGCCCGGTCATTAG belongs to Juglans regia cultivar Chandler chromosome 8, Walnut 2.0, whole genome shotgun sequence and includes:
- the LOC108981553 gene encoding tyrosine-protein phosphatase DSP3-like isoform X2, whose product is MGLILEGEENDQVLLPPSNFSLVEDGIFRSGSPQSSNFPFLDSLNLRSIIYLCPEPYPEENLDFLRSRNIRLFQFGIEGKTMLEIIQF